The Pseudomonas sp. G2-4 genome window below encodes:
- a CDS encoding D-glycerate dehydrogenase: MKKHVVLYKALSAQLMARLQAQAQVTLIERLDAQGLVQLREALPSAHGLLGASLKLDAPLLDLAPNLQAIASVSVGVDNYDIDYLTDRRILLTNTPDVLTETTADTGFALILATARRVVELANLVRAGGWQQSIGPKHFGSDVHGKTLGIIGMGRIGEALAQRGHFGFGMPVLYHSHSPKPEVEQRFNARYCSLETLLQQADFVCLTLPLTAETQGLIDTQAFARMRPETIFINISRGKVVDEAALIDALRNGQIRGAGLDVFEREPLSADSPLLQMDNVVATPHMGSATHETREAMARGAVDNLLAALAGERPVNLVNAGAWKG, translated from the coding sequence ATGAAAAAGCACGTGGTGTTATACAAAGCGCTGTCAGCGCAATTGATGGCCCGTTTGCAAGCGCAGGCCCAAGTCACCCTCATTGAGCGCCTCGACGCCCAGGGCCTGGTGCAACTGCGCGAGGCCTTGCCGAGCGCCCATGGCCTGCTGGGGGCCAGTCTCAAGCTGGACGCGCCGTTGCTGGACCTGGCGCCGAACCTGCAAGCCATTGCCAGCGTCTCGGTGGGGGTCGACAACTACGACATCGACTACCTCACCGACCGCCGGATCCTGCTCACCAATACCCCGGACGTGCTGACCGAAACCACCGCAGACACCGGTTTTGCCCTGATCCTGGCAACGGCCCGACGCGTGGTGGAACTGGCCAACCTGGTGCGTGCCGGCGGCTGGCAACAGAGCATAGGCCCCAAGCATTTTGGCAGCGACGTCCATGGCAAGACCCTGGGCATCATCGGCATGGGCCGCATCGGCGAAGCCTTGGCCCAGCGCGGGCACTTCGGCTTCGGCATGCCGGTGCTTTACCACAGCCACTCGCCCAAGCCTGAGGTTGAGCAGCGGTTCAACGCACGCTATTGCAGCCTTGAAACGCTGTTGCAGCAGGCCGACTTCGTTTGCCTGACCTTGCCCTTGACGGCTGAAACCCAAGGGCTGATCGATACGCAGGCGTTTGCCCGCATGCGTCCCGAGACCATTTTCATCAATATTTCCCGAGGCAAAGTGGTGGACGAAGCGGCACTGATCGACGCCCTGCGCAACGGGCAGATCCGTGGCGCGGGGCTGGACGTGTTCGAGCGCGAACCCTTGAGTGCGGATTCGCCGCTGTTGCAAATGGATAACGTGGTGGCAACGCCGCACATGGGCTCGGCCACGCATGAGACACGGGAGGCGATGGCGCGTGGTGCGGTGGATAATCTGCTGGCGGCATTGGCGGGTGAGCGGCCGGTGAATCTGGTGAATGCGGGGGCGTGGAAGGGCTGA
- a CDS encoding NAD-glutamate dehydrogenase: protein MAFFTAASKADFQHQLQAALAQHISEQALPQVALFAEQFFGIISLDELTQRRLSDLAGCTLSAWRLLERFDHAQPQVRVYNPDYERHGWQSTHTAVEVLHHDLPFLVDSVRTELNRRGYSIHTLQTTVLSVRRGSKGELLEVLPKGTQGDDILQESLMYLEIDRCANAAELNVLSKELEQVLGEVRVAVADFEPMKAKVQEILVGLDESAYAIDTDEKNEIKSFLEWLVGNHFTFLGYEEFVVRDEADGGHIEYNPDSFLGLTKLLRAGLTADDLRIEDYAVNYLREPTPLSFAKAAHPSRVHRPAYPDYVSIRVIDADGKVIKECRFMGLYTSSVYGESVRVIPYIRRKVEEVERRSGFQAKAHLGKELAQVVEVLPRDDLFQTPVDELFSTVMSIVQIQERNKIRVFLRKDPYGRFCYCLAYVPRDIYSTEVRQKIQQVLMDRLKASDCEFWTFFSESVLARVQLILRVDPKNRLDIDPVLLEKEVVQACRSWKDDYANLVIESFGEAQGTNVLSDFPKGFPAGYRERFAAHSAVVDMQHLLSLNEKNPLVMSFYQPLGQVSGQRELHCKLYHADTPLALSDVLPILENLGLRVLGEFPYRLRHTNGREFWIHDFAFTAAEGLDLDIQQLNDTLQDAFVHIVRGDAENDAFNRLVLTAGLPWRDVALLRAYARYLKQIRLGFDLGYIASTLNNHTDIARELTRLFKTRFYLARKLSGDDLEDKQLRLEQAILTALDDVQVLNEDRILRRYLDLIKATLRTNFYQTDANGQNKSYFSFKFNPHLIPELPKPVPKFEIFVYSPRVEGVHLRFGNVARGGLRWSDREEDYRTEVLGLVKAQQVKNSVIVPVGAKGGFLPRRLPLGGSRDEIAAEGIACYRIFISGLLDITDNLKDGALVPPANVVRHDDDDPYLVVAADKGTATFSDIANGIAIDYGFWLGDAFASGGSAGYDHKKMGITAKGAWVGVQRHFRERGINVQEDSITVVGVGDMAGDVFGNGLLMSDKLQLVAAFNHLHIFIDPNPEPASSFAERQRLFDLPRSAWTDYDTSIMSEGGGIFSRSAKSIAISPQMKERFDIKADKLTPTELLNALLKAPVDLLWNGGIGTYVKASSESHADVGDKANDALRVNGNELRCKVVGEGGNLGMTQLGRVEFGLNGGGSNTDFIDNAGGVDCSDHEVNIKILLNEVVQAGDMTDKQRNQLLASMTDEVGGLVLGNNYKQTQALSLAARRAFVRIAEYKRLMNDLEARGKLDRAIEFLPAEEQLAERVAAGHGLTRAELSVLISYSKIDLKEALLNSQVPDDDYLTRDMETAFPPTLVSKFSEAMRRHRLKREIVSTQIANDLVNHMGITFVQRLKESTGMSPANVAGAYVIVRDIFHLPHWFRQIEALDHQVSADVQLELMDELMRLGRRATRWFLRSRRNEQNAARDVAHFGPHLAALGLKLDELLEGPTREGWQTRYQAYVAAGVPELLARMVAGTTHLYTLLPIIEASDVTGQNAADVAKAYFAVGSALDITWYLQQISALPVENNWQALAREAFRDDIDWQQRAITISVLQEGDGSQEVEARLALWLEQHASMVDRWRAMLVDIRAASGTDYAMYAVANRELLDLALSGQAVVTAN, encoded by the coding sequence ATGGCGTTCTTCACCGCAGCCAGCAAAGCCGACTTCCAGCATCAACTGCAAGCGGCACTGGCGCAGCACATCAGTGAACAGGCACTGCCACAAGTGGCGCTGTTCGCTGAACAATTCTTCGGCATCATTTCCCTCGATGAACTTACCCAGCGCCGGTTGTCCGACCTCGCCGGCTGCACTTTGTCTGCCTGGCGCCTGCTTGAGCGCTTCGATCACGCGCAACCGCAGGTGCGCGTCTACAACCCCGATTACGAACGCCACGGCTGGCAGTCGACCCACACGGCTGTGGAAGTGTTGCACCACGACCTGCCGTTCCTGGTGGATTCGGTCCGCACCGAACTGAACCGTCGCGGCTACAGCATCCATACCCTGCAAACCACCGTGCTGAGCGTGCGTCGCGGCAGCAAGGGCGAGTTGCTGGAAGTCCTGCCCAAAGGCACCCAAGGCGACGACATCCTGCAAGAGTCGTTGATGTATCTGGAAATCGACCGCTGCGCCAACGCCGCCGAACTCAACGTCCTGAGCAAGGAGCTTGAGCAAGTGCTGGGCGAAGTGCGCGTGGCCGTGGCTGATTTCGAACCGATGAAAGCCAAGGTCCAGGAAATCCTGGTTGGCCTGGACGAAAGCGCCTACGCCATCGACACCGATGAAAAAAACGAAATCAAGAGCTTCCTGGAATGGCTGGTGGGCAACCACTTTACCTTCCTCGGCTACGAAGAGTTCGTGGTGCGCGATGAAGCCGATGGCGGCCACATCGAGTACAACCCTGACTCGTTCCTCGGCCTGACCAAACTGCTGCGCGCCGGCCTCACCGCCGATGACCTGCGCATCGAAGACTACGCCGTCAACTACCTGCGCGAACCGACCCCGCTGTCGTTCGCCAAGGCCGCGCACCCGAGTCGCGTACACCGTCCAGCCTACCCGGACTACGTGTCGATCCGCGTGATCGACGCTGACGGCAAGGTCATCAAGGAATGCCGCTTCATGGGCCTTTACACCTCCTCGGTGTATGGCGAGAGCGTGCGGGTCATCCCGTACATCCGCCGCAAGGTCGAGGAAGTCGAACGTCGTTCGGGCTTCCAGGCCAAGGCGCACTTGGGCAAGGAACTGGCCCAGGTGGTCGAAGTGCTGCCCCGTGACGACCTGTTCCAGACCCCGGTGGACGAGCTGTTCAGCACTGTGATGTCCATCGTGCAGATCCAGGAACGCAACAAGATCCGCGTGTTCCTGCGCAAAGACCCCTACGGCCGTTTCTGCTACTGCCTGGCCTATGTGCCTCGCGACATCTATTCCACCGAAGTGCGCCAGAAGATCCAGCAAGTGCTGATGGATCGCCTGAAGGCGTCGGACTGCGAATTCTGGACCTTCTTCTCCGAATCCGTGCTGGCCCGCGTACAGCTGATCCTGCGGGTGGACCCGAAGAACCGTCTCGACATCGATCCGGTCCTGCTGGAAAAAGAAGTGGTGCAGGCCTGCCGCAGCTGGAAGGACGACTACGCCAACCTGGTGATCGAAAGCTTCGGCGAAGCCCAGGGCACCAACGTGCTGTCTGATTTCCCGAAAGGCTTCCCGGCCGGCTACCGTGAGCGTTTTGCCGCGCACTCGGCCGTGGTCGACATGCAACACTTGCTGAGCCTGAACGAAAAAAATCCGCTGGTCATGAGCTTCTACCAGCCACTGGGCCAGGTCTCCGGCCAGCGCGAGCTGCATTGCAAGCTGTATCACGCCGACACGCCGCTGGCGCTGTCCGACGTCTTGCCGATCCTGGAAAACCTCGGCTTGCGTGTGCTGGGCGAGTTCCCGTACCGCCTGCGCCACACCAATGGCCGCGAGTTCTGGATTCATGATTTCGCGTTCACCGCCGCCGAAGGCCTGGACCTGGATATCCAGCAGCTCAACGACACTTTGCAGGACGCCTTCGTCCACATCGTGCGCGGCGATGCCGAGAACGATGCGTTCAACCGCCTGGTGCTGACCGCCGGCTTGCCATGGCGTGACGTGGCGCTGCTGCGTGCCTACGCCCGTTACCTGAAGCAGATCCGCCTCGGCTTCGACCTGGGTTACATCGCCAGCACCCTGAACAACCACACCGACATCGCTCGCGAGTTGACCCGGTTGTTCAAGACCCGCTTCTACCTGGCGCGCAAACTCAGCGGCGACGACCTGGAAGACAAGCAGCTGCGCCTGGAACAGGCGATCCTCACGGCGCTGGACGACGTCCAGGTGCTCAACGAAGACCGCATCCTGCGTCGCTACCTGGACCTGATCAAGGCCACCCTGCGGACCAACTTCTACCAGACCGACGCCAACGGCCAGAACAAGTCCTACTTCAGCTTCAAGTTCAACCCGCACCTGATCCCGGAGCTGCCAAAGCCGGTACCGAAGTTCGAAATCTTCGTCTACTCGCCACGGGTCGAAGGCGTGCACCTGCGCTTCGGCAACGTTGCCCGAGGCGGCTTGCGCTGGTCCGACCGTGAAGAAGACTACCGCACCGAAGTGCTTGGCCTGGTGAAGGCCCAGCAAGTGAAGAACTCGGTGATCGTGCCGGTGGGCGCCAAGGGCGGTTTCCTGCCGCGTCGCCTGCCATTGGGCGGCAGCCGGGACGAGATCGCGGCCGAGGGCATCGCCTGCTACCGCATCTTTATCTCGGGCCTGTTGGACATCACCGACAACCTCAAGGACGGCGCCCTGGTGCCACCGGCCAACGTCGTGCGCCATGACGACGATGACCCGTACCTGGTGGTGGCGGCGGACAAAGGCACGGCGACCTTCTCTGACATCGCCAACGGCATTGCCATCGACTACGGCTTCTGGCTCGGCGATGCGTTCGCCTCCGGCGGTTCGGCCGGCTACGACCACAAGAAAATGGGCATCACCGCCAAAGGCGCGTGGGTCGGCGTTCAGCGCCACTTCCGCGAGCGCGGCATCAATGTCCAGGAAGACAGCATCACCGTGGTGGGCGTCGGCGACATGGCCGGCGACGTGTTCGGCAACGGCTTGCTGATGTCGGACAAACTGCAACTGGTCGCGGCCTTCAACCACTTGCACATCTTCATCGATCCGAACCCTGAGCCTGCCAGCAGCTTCGCCGAGCGCCAGCGCCTGTTCGACCTGCCGCGTTCGGCCTGGACCGACTACGACACCAGCATCATGTCCGAAGGCGGCGGTATCTTCTCGCGCAGCGCGAAGAGTATTGCCATCTCGCCACAGATGAAAGAACGCTTCGACATCAAGGCCGACAAGCTGACCCCGACCGAACTGCTCAACGCCTTGCTCAAGGCGCCGGTGGACCTGTTGTGGAACGGCGGTATCGGCACCTACGTCAAGGCCAGCAGCGAAAGCCACGCCGATGTCGGCGACAAGGCCAACGATGCACTGCGCGTGAACGGTAACGAACTGCGCTGCAAGGTGGTGGGCGAGGGCGGCAACCTGGGCATGACCCAACTGGGTCGCGTCGAGTTCGGCCTCAATGGCGGCGGTTCCAACACCGACTTCATCGACAACGCCGGCGGCGTGGACTGCTCCGACCACGAAGTGAACATCAAGATCCTGCTCAACGAAGTGGTGCAGGCCGGCGACATGACCGACAAGCAACGCAACCAGTTGCTGGCGAGCATGACCGACGAAGTCGGTGGCCTGGTGTTGGGCAACAACTACAAGCAGACCCAGGCCCTGTCCCTGGCGGCCCGTCGCGCTTTCGTGCGGATCGCCGAGTACAAGCGCCTGATGAACGACCTGGAGGCCCGCGGCAAGCTGGATCGCGCCATCGAGTTCCTGCCCGCCGAAGAACAGCTGGCTGAGCGTGTCGCGGCGGGCCATGGCCTGACCCGTGCCGAACTGTCGGTGCTGATCTCCTACAGCAAGATCGACCTCAAGGAAGCGCTGCTCAACTCCCAGGTGCCGGATGACGACTACCTGACCCGTGACATGGAGACTGCGTTCCCGCCGACCCTGGTGAGCAAGTTCTCCGAGGCCATGCGTCGCCATCGCCTGAAGCGCGAGATCGTCAGCACCCAGATCGCCAACGACCTGGTCAACCACATGGGCATCACCTTCGTTCAAAGGCTCAAGGAGTCTACGGGCATGAGCCCGGCGAACGTGGCCGGTGCCTATGTGATCGTGCGCGACATCTTCCACCTCCCGCACTGGTTCCGCCAAATAGAAGCCCTGGACCACCAGGTGTCGGCGGACGTGCAACTGGAGTTGATGGACGAGTTGATGCGCTTGGGTCGTCGCGCGACGCGCTGGTTCCTGCGCAGCCGCCGCAACGAGCAGAACGCTGCCCGTGACGTGGCGCACTTCGGTCCGCACCTGGCGGCGTTGGGCCTCAAGCTCGACGAGTTGCTGGAAGGTCCGACCCGCGAAGGCTGGCAGACCCGCTACCAGGCCTACGTGGCGGCCG
- a CDS encoding MFS transporter, with product MQTLNLATRRWWYIMPIVFITYSLAYLDRANYGFAAASGMAEDLMITPGLSSLLGALFFLGYFFFQVPGAIYAQKHSVKKLIFVSLILWGSLATLTGVVSNAYWLIVIRFMLGVVEAAVMPAMLVYLCHWFTRAERSRANTFLILGNPVTMLWMSVVSGYLVQQFDWRWMFIIEGLPAVLWAFIWWRLADDRPSQAKWLSDQEKHDLESALAAEQVGIKAVKNYAEAFRSPKVIILALQFFCWSIGVYGFVLWLPSILKAGLQMSMVEAGWLSSLPYLAAVVGMLVVSWASDKAQKRKRFVWPPLLVASIAFYASYLLGPEHFWWSYSLLVVAGACMYAPYGPFFAIVPEILPANVAGGAMALINSMGALGSFGGSYLVGYLNGSTGSPGMSFLLMSGALLVAVVLTLALKPGASDRAVPKTATPHSAPAHS from the coding sequence ATGCAAACGCTCAACCTCGCCACCCGCCGCTGGTGGTACATCATGCCCATTGTGTTCATCACCTACAGCCTGGCTTACCTGGACCGGGCCAACTACGGATTTGCCGCTGCCTCGGGCATGGCCGAAGACCTGATGATCACCCCAGGGCTGTCGTCCTTGCTGGGCGCGCTGTTTTTCCTCGGCTACTTTTTCTTCCAGGTGCCGGGGGCGATCTACGCGCAGAAACACAGCGTGAAGAAGCTGATTTTCGTCAGCCTGATCCTCTGGGGCTCCCTGGCGACGTTGACCGGGGTCGTTTCCAACGCGTACTGGCTGATCGTGATCCGCTTCATGCTCGGCGTGGTCGAGGCCGCCGTGATGCCGGCCATGCTGGTGTACCTGTGTCATTGGTTCACCCGGGCCGAACGCTCACGCGCCAATACCTTCCTGATCCTCGGCAACCCGGTGACCATGCTGTGGATGTCGGTGGTGTCGGGTTATCTGGTGCAGCAATTCGACTGGCGCTGGATGTTCATCATCGAAGGCCTGCCGGCGGTGCTCTGGGCCTTTATCTGGTGGCGCCTGGCCGATGATCGTCCGTCCCAGGCCAAGTGGCTCAGCGACCAGGAAAAACACGACCTGGAAAGTGCACTGGCAGCCGAACAGGTCGGCATCAAGGCCGTGAAGAACTATGCCGAGGCCTTCCGCTCGCCCAAGGTCATCATCCTGGCGTTGCAGTTTTTCTGCTGGAGTATTGGGGTCTACGGGTTCGTGCTGTGGTTGCCGTCCATCCTCAAGGCTGGCTTGCAGATGAGCATGGTCGAGGCCGGCTGGCTGTCGTCGTTGCCGTACCTGGCGGCGGTGGTTGGCATGCTGGTGGTGTCCTGGGCGTCGGACAAGGCCCAGAAGCGCAAGCGCTTCGTCTGGCCGCCGCTGCTGGTCGCTTCCATCGCGTTTTATGCCTCCTACCTGCTAGGGCCTGAACACTTCTGGTGGTCCTACAGCCTGCTGGTGGTCGCCGGAGCCTGCATGTACGCGCCGTACGGGCCGTTTTTTGCCATCGTTCCGGAAATCCTCCCCGCCAACGTTGCCGGCGGCGCCATGGCGCTGATCAACAGCATGGGCGCGCTGGGTTCGTTCGGCGGCTCGTACCTGGTCGGTTACCTCAACGGCTCCACCGGCTCCCCTGGCATGTCCTTTCTGCTGATGAGCGGCGCCTTGCTGGTGGCCGTGGTGCTGACCCTCGCCCTCAAGCCCGGCGCCAGTGACCGGGCCGTGCCGAAAACCGCGACGCCGCACTCGGCGCCCGCCCATTCCTGA
- a CDS encoding RICIN domain-containing protein, whose amino-acid sequence MKNDARPRDGEALDIAGKGAPGKVVIVDEGRIYRIYSCLNPAAKLVDMSHQSNNGMHNIKLFTTSADKASQWRFTGRTSDGYYLILNQRDENLALGEATNDNVIASALTRRPAQYWILKEVGNGYFYFENKYDGLVMDVAGGSTENNTNIVVWPLPASGKKAHQQFKLSPV is encoded by the coding sequence ATGAAAAACGATGCCAGACCCCGTGACGGCGAAGCCCTCGATATAGCAGGCAAAGGCGCTCCAGGAAAAGTTGTCATAGTAGACGAAGGACGCATATACAGAATCTACTCATGTTTAAATCCAGCCGCCAAACTTGTTGATATGAGCCATCAAAGCAATAACGGCATGCACAACATAAAGTTATTTACCACAAGCGCCGACAAAGCGTCCCAGTGGAGATTTACCGGGCGAACCTCCGACGGTTATTACTTAATCCTCAACCAGAGGGATGAAAATCTAGCGCTTGGAGAGGCGACCAATGACAACGTAATAGCCTCAGCACTCACCCGAAGACCGGCCCAATATTGGATATTAAAGGAGGTTGGCAACGGTTATTTCTATTTTGAAAACAAATATGATGGTTTGGTTATGGATGTAGCAGGAGGCAGCACGGAGAATAATACTAACATTGTCGTTTGGCCCCTTCCAGCGTCAGGAAAAAAAGCCCATCAGCAATTCAAATTATCTCCAGTATGA
- a CDS encoding sugar kinase — protein MSEFDVLSFGETMAMLVADQNGDLACVNQFHKRIAGADSNVAIGLSRLGFNVAWLSRVGADSLGRFIVETLENEGLDCRHVAVDPERPTGFQFKSRTDDGSDPQVEYFRRSSAASQLSFESIAPPLLGARHLHATGIVPALSVTAREMSLELMTRMREAGRSLSFDPNLRPSLWPSESMMIREINRLAALAHWVLPGLSEGRLLTGFDEPADIAAFYLDQGAEAVVIKLGADGAYYRTPLDQGVVAGVPVARVVDTVGAGDGFAVGLISGLLENRGITEAVQRANWIGSRAVQSRGDMEGLPTRLELLAEFETAYREQARSHRG, from the coding sequence ATGTCTGAGTTCGATGTGCTGTCGTTCGGCGAAACCATGGCGATGCTGGTGGCCGACCAGAACGGCGACCTGGCCTGCGTCAATCAGTTTCACAAACGCATCGCCGGGGCCGACAGCAACGTAGCCATCGGCCTGTCGCGCCTGGGCTTCAACGTCGCGTGGCTGAGCCGGGTCGGTGCCGATTCCCTGGGACGCTTCATTGTCGAGACGCTGGAGAACGAAGGCCTGGATTGCCGTCACGTGGCAGTCGATCCCGAGCGCCCCACCGGCTTCCAGTTCAAATCTCGCACCGACGATGGCAGCGATCCGCAAGTCGAGTATTTTCGTCGCAGCTCGGCGGCCAGTCAGCTGTCGTTCGAATCCATCGCGCCGCCGCTGCTTGGCGCCCGTCACTTGCACGCCACCGGCATTGTCCCGGCGCTGTCGGTCACCGCCCGGGAAATGTCCCTGGAGCTGATGACCCGCATGCGCGAGGCCGGCCGCAGCCTGTCGTTCGACCCCAACCTGCGCCCGAGCCTGTGGCCCAGCGAGTCGATGATGATTCGCGAAATCAATCGCCTCGCCGCCCTCGCCCACTGGGTCTTGCCGGGCCTCAGCGAAGGCCGGTTGCTGACCGGGTTCGACGAGCCGGCCGACATCGCTGCGTTCTACCTGGACCAAGGCGCCGAAGCCGTGGTGATCAAGCTCGGCGCGGACGGTGCCTATTACCGCACGCCGCTGGACCAGGGTGTTGTCGCCGGCGTGCCGGTGGCCCGGGTGGTGGACACCGTGGGCGCCGGCGACGGCTTTGCCGTCGGCCTGATCAGCGGTCTGTTGGAAAACCGCGGTATCACCGAGGCGGTGCAGCGCGCCAACTGGATCGGCAGCCGCGCGGTACAGAGCCGTGGGGACATGGAAGGGTTGCCGACGCGCCTTGAGTTATTGGCTGAATTTGAAACCGCCTATCGCGAGCAAGCTCGCTCCCACAGGGGTTAA
- a CDS encoding LacI family DNA-binding transcriptional regulator, translated as MNSFSAAQRSRVTMLDVAERAGVSKASVSRFIGEDRALLSEAIARRIEQAISELGYRPNQMARGLKRGRTRLIGMLVADIRNPYSIAVMHGVETACRRHGYSLVVCNTDRDDEQERQHLALLRAYNIEGLIVNTLGHHREELLELRDEMPLVLVDRKVDRLESDLVGLDNPAAVEMALDHLQQRGYSDLLLVTEPFDGTSSRIERVDSFKAGIERRPALTGAVVETGDQLAARIKTFLAQPGHGPKALFCANGIAALAATQVLRDLGCHLFDDVGLIALDDLDWYPLVGSGITALAQPTAEIGASAFECLLKRLRGDNGPVRTLDFAARLIERGSTLGNGR; from the coding sequence GTGAATTCTTTCTCCGCCGCCCAGCGCAGCCGCGTGACCATGCTTGATGTCGCCGAGCGCGCCGGGGTCTCCAAGGCCAGCGTCTCGCGTTTCATCGGCGAGGACCGCGCCCTGCTCTCCGAGGCCATCGCCCGGCGCATCGAGCAGGCGATCAGTGAGCTGGGCTATCGCCCAAACCAGATGGCCCGTGGCCTCAAGCGCGGACGCACACGCCTGATCGGCATGCTGGTGGCCGATATCCGCAACCCCTATTCAATAGCCGTGATGCATGGCGTGGAAACCGCCTGCCGTCGCCATGGCTACAGCCTGGTGGTGTGTAACACCGACCGCGATGACGAACAGGAACGCCAGCACCTGGCGTTGTTGCGCGCCTACAACATCGAAGGGCTGATCGTGAACACCCTCGGTCATCACCGTGAGGAACTGCTCGAATTGCGCGATGAAATGCCGCTGGTGTTGGTGGATCGCAAGGTCGATCGGCTCGAAAGCGATCTGGTGGGCCTGGACAACCCCGCCGCCGTCGAGATGGCGCTAGACCACCTGCAGCAACGAGGCTACAGCGACCTGCTCCTGGTGACCGAGCCGTTCGACGGCACCAGCTCGCGGATCGAGCGGGTCGACAGTTTCAAGGCTGGCATCGAGCGCCGCCCTGCCCTGACCGGCGCCGTGGTGGAAACCGGCGATCAGCTGGCCGCGCGTATCAAGACCTTCCTGGCTCAACCGGGCCATGGCCCCAAGGCGTTGTTCTGCGCCAACGGCATTGCCGCGTTGGCCGCCACTCAAGTTTTGCGCGACCTGGGTTGCCACTTGTTCGACGACGTGGGCCTGATCGCCCTCGACGATCTGGATTGGTACCCGTTGGTGGGCAGCGGCATCACTGCCCTGGCCCAACCGACCGCCGAGATCGGCGCCAGTGCATTCGAGTGTTTGCTCAAGCGCTTGCGCGGCGACAACGGGCCGGTGCGGACCCTGGATTTTGCGGCGCGGTTGATTGAGCGCGGGTCGACGCTTGGGAATGGTCGGTGA
- a CDS encoding AP endonuclease: MTKPPVSISLSSYGADLVRQHGQGSFISLLAAAGASRIEWREELLTTEQPAELATGAQAQGLQSIFSSPLELWLAGRSKPNPALVLTLQRAEAFGSTWLKVSLGHFTDSHDLSALADALAASPVQLLVENDQTLQGGRIEPLQRFFAAAEQQALPIGMTFDIGNWQWQDQSAAVAARQLGRHVVYVHCKAVARRTDGKLIAVPPAMVDLHLWEQLLKQMPAGVMRAAEYPLQGDDLLQLTAEHVATLARLGQPRREPAHV; this comes from the coding sequence ATGACCAAACCACCCGTTTCCATCAGCCTTTCCAGCTACGGCGCCGACCTGGTGCGGCAACATGGCCAAGGCAGCTTCATCAGTCTGCTGGCGGCCGCCGGTGCCTCGCGCATCGAATGGCGCGAAGAGTTGCTCACCACCGAACAGCCCGCCGAACTGGCCACGGGCGCCCAGGCCCAAGGTTTGCAAAGCATTTTTTCGTCACCCCTTGAGCTGTGGCTCGCGGGCCGGTCCAAGCCTAATCCAGCCCTGGTGCTGACCTTGCAACGTGCCGAGGCGTTCGGCTCGACATGGCTGAAAGTCTCTCTCGGTCATTTCACCGACTCCCATGACCTGTCGGCCCTGGCGGATGCGCTCGCCGCAAGCCCGGTGCAGCTACTGGTGGAAAACGACCAGACCTTGCAGGGCGGTCGAATCGAACCCCTGCAGCGGTTCTTCGCCGCCGCCGAGCAGCAAGCGTTGCCCATCGGCATGACCTTCGACATTGGCAACTGGCAATGGCAGGACCAATCGGCGGCCGTGGCGGCTCGGCAGCTCGGACGGCATGTGGTTTATGTGCATTGCAAGGCCGTGGCCCGACGCACCGACGGCAAACTGATTGCCGTGCCTCCGGCGATGGTGGACCTGCATCTGTGGGAGCAACTGCTCAAACAGATGCCAGCCGGCGTGATGCGTGCCGCCGAGTACCCGTTGCAGGGCGATGACTTGCTGCAATTGACCGCTGAACATGTCGCCACCCTTGCCCGCCTCGGTCAACCACGTCGGGAGCCTGCCCATGTCTGA